The following proteins come from a genomic window of Athalia rosae chromosome 1, iyAthRosa1.1, whole genome shotgun sequence:
- the LOC105685226 gene encoding zinc transporter 2-like isoform X6, protein MEAMMEVTSGTEGNRYSNNAVFGYGTSLPPNNNDLDEPSGSGKKVIFCVHGKLSGCCTIAKGCPVEGNNTRPEFQRSPSLYEDHCHRERNEKVDGKARKKLVIASILCVLFMIAEIIGGVLSSSLAIATDAAHLLTDFASFMISLFSIWVASRPATRKMPFGWYRAEVIGALTSVLMIWVVTGILIYLAVERIIHKDFEIDSTVMLITSAVGVAVNLLMGLTLHQHGHSHGGGTVKNHGHGHKPTENGSHGDNHKTNINVRAAMIHVIGDFIQSIGVFIAAIFIYYKPEWSIVDPICTFLFSALVLATTMAIMKDTINVLMEGTPAGLDYSQIENTFMQIEGVLKVHNLRIWALSLDKTALSAHLAISEFIHMGI, encoded by the exons ATGGAAGCAATGATGGAAGTAACGTCGGGCACCGAAGGCAACAG aTATTCAAATAATGCTGTATTTGGATATGGGACAAGTTTACCGCCCAATAATAACGACTTGGATGAACCAAGTGGTTCGGGGAAAAAGGTGATATTCTGTGTCCATGGGAAACTTTCAGGATGCTGTACTATCGCGAAAGGTTGCCCTGTGGAAGGTAATAATACGCGACCAGAGTTTCAGAGAAGTCCGTCGctgt ATGAAGACCACTGCCATCgagagaggaatgaaaaagttgATGGAAAAGCACGGAAAAAATTAGTGATCGCCAGCATCCTCTGTGTGCTCTTCATGATTGCTGAAATAATAG GTGGTGTGTTATCAAGTAGTCTTGCCATAGCTACAGATGCAGCACATCTTCTCACAGATTTTGCATCTTTTATGATATCCTTATTTTCAATATGGGTTGCCAGTAGACCAGCAACAAGAAAAATGCCGTTTGGTTGGTATCGCGCAGAG GTTATTGGAGCACTGACATCTGTGCTGATGATTTGGGTGGTGACTGGCATTTTGATATATTTAGCTGTAGAGAGAATTATTCacaaagattttgaaattgacTCAACAGTCATGTTGATCACATCTGCAGTAGGCGTTGCGGTGAATCTATT AATGGGATTGACTTTACACCAGCATGGTCACAGTCATGGTGGAGGAACCGTGAAGAATCATGGTCATGGACACAAACCTACGGAGAACGGAAGCCATGGTGATAATCATAAAACTAACATTAATGTCCGAGCAGCAATGATTCATGTAATTGGTGATTTTATCCAAAGTATTGGTGTTTTCATAGCTGCAATCTTTATTTACTATAAG CCCGAATGGAGTATTGTTGATCCTATTTGCACATTTCTATTTTCTGCCCTTGTTTTGGCCACAACAATGGCAATTATGAAAGATACGATAAACGTATTAATGGAAGGAACTCCAGCTGGTCTCGACTACTCACAAATTGAGAACACATTCATGCAAATCGAAGGTGTCCTCAAAGTACATAATCTGCGTATATGGGCACTTTCCTTAGATAAAACAGCCCTTTCTGCACATCTTGCAATAAGTGAGTTTATACATATGGGCatataa
- the LOC105685226 gene encoding zinc transporter 2-like isoform X1: protein MEAMMEVTSGTEGNRYSNNAVFGYGTSLPPNNNDLDEPSGSGKKVIFCVHGKLSGCCTIAKGCPVEGNNTRPEFQRSPSLYEDHCHRERNEKVDGKARKKLVIASILCVLFMIAEIIGGVLSSSLAIATDAAHLLTDFASFMISLFSIWVASRPATRKMPFGWYRAEVIGALTSVLMIWVVTGILIYLAVERIIHKDFEIDSTVMLITSAVGVAVNLLMGLTLHQHGHSHGGGTVKNHGHGHKPTENGSHGDNHKTNINVRAAMIHVIGDFIQSIGVFIAAIFIYYKPEWSIVDPICTFLFSALVLATTMAIMKDTINVLMEGTPAGLDYSQIENTFMQIEGVLKVHNLRIWALSLDKTALSAHLAIRPGKSPQEILRTATRNIHDMYDFLEMTLQIEEFNQKMENCHQCKSPPPL, encoded by the exons ATGGAAGCAATGATGGAAGTAACGTCGGGCACCGAAGGCAACAG aTATTCAAATAATGCTGTATTTGGATATGGGACAAGTTTACCGCCCAATAATAACGACTTGGATGAACCAAGTGGTTCGGGGAAAAAGGTGATATTCTGTGTCCATGGGAAACTTTCAGGATGCTGTACTATCGCGAAAGGTTGCCCTGTGGAAGGTAATAATACGCGACCAGAGTTTCAGAGAAGTCCGTCGctgt ATGAAGACCACTGCCATCgagagaggaatgaaaaagttgATGGAAAAGCACGGAAAAAATTAGTGATCGCCAGCATCCTCTGTGTGCTCTTCATGATTGCTGAAATAATAG GTGGTGTGTTATCAAGTAGTCTTGCCATAGCTACAGATGCAGCACATCTTCTCACAGATTTTGCATCTTTTATGATATCCTTATTTTCAATATGGGTTGCCAGTAGACCAGCAACAAGAAAAATGCCGTTTGGTTGGTATCGCGCAGAG GTTATTGGAGCACTGACATCTGTGCTGATGATTTGGGTGGTGACTGGCATTTTGATATATTTAGCTGTAGAGAGAATTATTCacaaagattttgaaattgacTCAACAGTCATGTTGATCACATCTGCAGTAGGCGTTGCGGTGAATCTATT AATGGGATTGACTTTACACCAGCATGGTCACAGTCATGGTGGAGGAACCGTGAAGAATCATGGTCATGGACACAAACCTACGGAGAACGGAAGCCATGGTGATAATCATAAAACTAACATTAATGTCCGAGCAGCAATGATTCATGTAATTGGTGATTTTATCCAAAGTATTGGTGTTTTCATAGCTGCAATCTTTATTTACTATAAG CCCGAATGGAGTATTGTTGATCCTATTTGCACATTTCTATTTTCTGCCCTTGTTTTGGCCACAACAATGGCAATTATGAAAGATACGATAAACGTATTAATGGAAGGAACTCCAGCTGGTCTCGACTACTCACAAATTGAGAACACATTCATGCAAATCGAAGGTGTCCTCAAAGTACATAATCTGCGTATATGGGCACTTTCCTTAGATAAAACAGCCCTTTCTGCACATCTTGCAATAA GACCTGGGAAATCTCCGCAGGAAATCCTTCGGACAGCAACGAGAAATATCCACGACATGTATGATTTCCTTGAAATGACATTGCAGATAGAAgaatttaatcaaaaaatggaaaactgcCATCAGTGTAAATCGCCGCCGCCGTTGTAA
- the LOC105685226 gene encoding zinc transporter 2-like isoform X5 codes for MEAMMEVTSGTEGNRYSNNAVFGYGTSLPPNNNDLDEPSGSGKKVIFCVHGKLSGCCTIAKGCPVEDEDHCHRERNEKVDGKARKKLVIASILCVLFMIAEIIGGVLSSSLAIATDAAHLLTDFASFMISLFSIWVASRPATRKMPFGWYRAEVIGALTSVLMIWVVTGILIYLAVERIIHKDFEIDSTVMLITSAVGVAVNLLMGLTLHQHGHSHGGGTVKNHGHGHKPTENGSHGDNHKTNINVRAAMIHVIGDFIQSIGVFIAAIFIYYKPEWSIVDPICTFLFSALVLATTMAIMKDTINVLMEGTPAGLDYSQIENTFMQIEGVLKVHNLRIWALSLDKTALSAHLAIRPGKSPQEILRTATRNIHDMYDFLEMTLQIEEFNQKMENCHQCKSPPPL; via the exons ATGGAAGCAATGATGGAAGTAACGTCGGGCACCGAAGGCAACAG aTATTCAAATAATGCTGTATTTGGATATGGGACAAGTTTACCGCCCAATAATAACGACTTGGATGAACCAAGTGGTTCGGGGAAAAAGGTGATATTCTGTGTCCATGGGAAACTTTCAGGATGCTGTACTATCGCGAAAGGTTGCCCTGTGGAAG ATGAAGACCACTGCCATCgagagaggaatgaaaaagttgATGGAAAAGCACGGAAAAAATTAGTGATCGCCAGCATCCTCTGTGTGCTCTTCATGATTGCTGAAATAATAG GTGGTGTGTTATCAAGTAGTCTTGCCATAGCTACAGATGCAGCACATCTTCTCACAGATTTTGCATCTTTTATGATATCCTTATTTTCAATATGGGTTGCCAGTAGACCAGCAACAAGAAAAATGCCGTTTGGTTGGTATCGCGCAGAG GTTATTGGAGCACTGACATCTGTGCTGATGATTTGGGTGGTGACTGGCATTTTGATATATTTAGCTGTAGAGAGAATTATTCacaaagattttgaaattgacTCAACAGTCATGTTGATCACATCTGCAGTAGGCGTTGCGGTGAATCTATT AATGGGATTGACTTTACACCAGCATGGTCACAGTCATGGTGGAGGAACCGTGAAGAATCATGGTCATGGACACAAACCTACGGAGAACGGAAGCCATGGTGATAATCATAAAACTAACATTAATGTCCGAGCAGCAATGATTCATGTAATTGGTGATTTTATCCAAAGTATTGGTGTTTTCATAGCTGCAATCTTTATTTACTATAAG CCCGAATGGAGTATTGTTGATCCTATTTGCACATTTCTATTTTCTGCCCTTGTTTTGGCCACAACAATGGCAATTATGAAAGATACGATAAACGTATTAATGGAAGGAACTCCAGCTGGTCTCGACTACTCACAAATTGAGAACACATTCATGCAAATCGAAGGTGTCCTCAAAGTACATAATCTGCGTATATGGGCACTTTCCTTAGATAAAACAGCCCTTTCTGCACATCTTGCAATAA GACCTGGGAAATCTCCGCAGGAAATCCTTCGGACAGCAACGAGAAATATCCACGACATGTATGATTTCCTTGAAATGACATTGCAGATAGAAgaatttaatcaaaaaatggaaaactgcCATCAGTGTAAATCGCCGCCGCCGTTGTAA
- the LOC105685226 gene encoding zinc transporter 2-like isoform X2 has translation MVDEEKIKLYSNNAVFGYGTSLPPNNNDLDEPSGSGKKVIFCVHGKLSGCCTIAKGCPVEGNNTRPEFQRSPSLYEDHCHRERNEKVDGKARKKLVIASILCVLFMIAEIIGGVLSSSLAIATDAAHLLTDFASFMISLFSIWVASRPATRKMPFGWYRAEVIGALTSVLMIWVVTGILIYLAVERIIHKDFEIDSTVMLITSAVGVAVNLLMGLTLHQHGHSHGGGTVKNHGHGHKPTENGSHGDNHKTNINVRAAMIHVIGDFIQSIGVFIAAIFIYYKPEWSIVDPICTFLFSALVLATTMAIMKDTINVLMEGTPAGLDYSQIENTFMQIEGVLKVHNLRIWALSLDKTALSAHLAIRPGKSPQEILRTATRNIHDMYDFLEMTLQIEEFNQKMENCHQCKSPPPL, from the exons ATggttgacgaagaaaaaatcaaact aTATTCAAATAATGCTGTATTTGGATATGGGACAAGTTTACCGCCCAATAATAACGACTTGGATGAACCAAGTGGTTCGGGGAAAAAGGTGATATTCTGTGTCCATGGGAAACTTTCAGGATGCTGTACTATCGCGAAAGGTTGCCCTGTGGAAGGTAATAATACGCGACCAGAGTTTCAGAGAAGTCCGTCGctgt ATGAAGACCACTGCCATCgagagaggaatgaaaaagttgATGGAAAAGCACGGAAAAAATTAGTGATCGCCAGCATCCTCTGTGTGCTCTTCATGATTGCTGAAATAATAG GTGGTGTGTTATCAAGTAGTCTTGCCATAGCTACAGATGCAGCACATCTTCTCACAGATTTTGCATCTTTTATGATATCCTTATTTTCAATATGGGTTGCCAGTAGACCAGCAACAAGAAAAATGCCGTTTGGTTGGTATCGCGCAGAG GTTATTGGAGCACTGACATCTGTGCTGATGATTTGGGTGGTGACTGGCATTTTGATATATTTAGCTGTAGAGAGAATTATTCacaaagattttgaaattgacTCAACAGTCATGTTGATCACATCTGCAGTAGGCGTTGCGGTGAATCTATT AATGGGATTGACTTTACACCAGCATGGTCACAGTCATGGTGGAGGAACCGTGAAGAATCATGGTCATGGACACAAACCTACGGAGAACGGAAGCCATGGTGATAATCATAAAACTAACATTAATGTCCGAGCAGCAATGATTCATGTAATTGGTGATTTTATCCAAAGTATTGGTGTTTTCATAGCTGCAATCTTTATTTACTATAAG CCCGAATGGAGTATTGTTGATCCTATTTGCACATTTCTATTTTCTGCCCTTGTTTTGGCCACAACAATGGCAATTATGAAAGATACGATAAACGTATTAATGGAAGGAACTCCAGCTGGTCTCGACTACTCACAAATTGAGAACACATTCATGCAAATCGAAGGTGTCCTCAAAGTACATAATCTGCGTATATGGGCACTTTCCTTAGATAAAACAGCCCTTTCTGCACATCTTGCAATAA GACCTGGGAAATCTCCGCAGGAAATCCTTCGGACAGCAACGAGAAATATCCACGACATGTATGATTTCCTTGAAATGACATTGCAGATAGAAgaatttaatcaaaaaatggaaaactgcCATCAGTGTAAATCGCCGCCGCCGTTGTAA
- the LOC105685226 gene encoding zinc transporter 2-like isoform X3: protein MHSCGKFAKYSNNAVFGYGTSLPPNNNDLDEPSGSGKKVIFCVHGKLSGCCTIAKGCPVEGNNTRPEFQRSPSLYEDHCHRERNEKVDGKARKKLVIASILCVLFMIAEIIGGVLSSSLAIATDAAHLLTDFASFMISLFSIWVASRPATRKMPFGWYRAEVIGALTSVLMIWVVTGILIYLAVERIIHKDFEIDSTVMLITSAVGVAVNLLMGLTLHQHGHSHGGGTVKNHGHGHKPTENGSHGDNHKTNINVRAAMIHVIGDFIQSIGVFIAAIFIYYKPEWSIVDPICTFLFSALVLATTMAIMKDTINVLMEGTPAGLDYSQIENTFMQIEGVLKVHNLRIWALSLDKTALSAHLAIRPGKSPQEILRTATRNIHDMYDFLEMTLQIEEFNQKMENCHQCKSPPPL, encoded by the exons ATGCATAGTTGTGGAAAATTCGCGAA aTATTCAAATAATGCTGTATTTGGATATGGGACAAGTTTACCGCCCAATAATAACGACTTGGATGAACCAAGTGGTTCGGGGAAAAAGGTGATATTCTGTGTCCATGGGAAACTTTCAGGATGCTGTACTATCGCGAAAGGTTGCCCTGTGGAAGGTAATAATACGCGACCAGAGTTTCAGAGAAGTCCGTCGctgt ATGAAGACCACTGCCATCgagagaggaatgaaaaagttgATGGAAAAGCACGGAAAAAATTAGTGATCGCCAGCATCCTCTGTGTGCTCTTCATGATTGCTGAAATAATAG GTGGTGTGTTATCAAGTAGTCTTGCCATAGCTACAGATGCAGCACATCTTCTCACAGATTTTGCATCTTTTATGATATCCTTATTTTCAATATGGGTTGCCAGTAGACCAGCAACAAGAAAAATGCCGTTTGGTTGGTATCGCGCAGAG GTTATTGGAGCACTGACATCTGTGCTGATGATTTGGGTGGTGACTGGCATTTTGATATATTTAGCTGTAGAGAGAATTATTCacaaagattttgaaattgacTCAACAGTCATGTTGATCACATCTGCAGTAGGCGTTGCGGTGAATCTATT AATGGGATTGACTTTACACCAGCATGGTCACAGTCATGGTGGAGGAACCGTGAAGAATCATGGTCATGGACACAAACCTACGGAGAACGGAAGCCATGGTGATAATCATAAAACTAACATTAATGTCCGAGCAGCAATGATTCATGTAATTGGTGATTTTATCCAAAGTATTGGTGTTTTCATAGCTGCAATCTTTATTTACTATAAG CCCGAATGGAGTATTGTTGATCCTATTTGCACATTTCTATTTTCTGCCCTTGTTTTGGCCACAACAATGGCAATTATGAAAGATACGATAAACGTATTAATGGAAGGAACTCCAGCTGGTCTCGACTACTCACAAATTGAGAACACATTCATGCAAATCGAAGGTGTCCTCAAAGTACATAATCTGCGTATATGGGCACTTTCCTTAGATAAAACAGCCCTTTCTGCACATCTTGCAATAA GACCTGGGAAATCTCCGCAGGAAATCCTTCGGACAGCAACGAGAAATATCCACGACATGTATGATTTCCTTGAAATGACATTGCAGATAGAAgaatttaatcaaaaaatggaaaactgcCATCAGTGTAAATCGCCGCCGCCGTTGTAA
- the LOC105685226 gene encoding zinc transporter 2-like isoform X4 → MLFKTYSNNAVFGYGTSLPPNNNDLDEPSGSGKKVIFCVHGKLSGCCTIAKGCPVEGNNTRPEFQRSPSLYEDHCHRERNEKVDGKARKKLVIASILCVLFMIAEIIGGVLSSSLAIATDAAHLLTDFASFMISLFSIWVASRPATRKMPFGWYRAEVIGALTSVLMIWVVTGILIYLAVERIIHKDFEIDSTVMLITSAVGVAVNLLMGLTLHQHGHSHGGGTVKNHGHGHKPTENGSHGDNHKTNINVRAAMIHVIGDFIQSIGVFIAAIFIYYKPEWSIVDPICTFLFSALVLATTMAIMKDTINVLMEGTPAGLDYSQIENTFMQIEGVLKVHNLRIWALSLDKTALSAHLAIRPGKSPQEILRTATRNIHDMYDFLEMTLQIEEFNQKMENCHQCKSPPPL, encoded by the exons ATGCTTTTCAAAAC aTATTCAAATAATGCTGTATTTGGATATGGGACAAGTTTACCGCCCAATAATAACGACTTGGATGAACCAAGTGGTTCGGGGAAAAAGGTGATATTCTGTGTCCATGGGAAACTTTCAGGATGCTGTACTATCGCGAAAGGTTGCCCTGTGGAAGGTAATAATACGCGACCAGAGTTTCAGAGAAGTCCGTCGctgt ATGAAGACCACTGCCATCgagagaggaatgaaaaagttgATGGAAAAGCACGGAAAAAATTAGTGATCGCCAGCATCCTCTGTGTGCTCTTCATGATTGCTGAAATAATAG GTGGTGTGTTATCAAGTAGTCTTGCCATAGCTACAGATGCAGCACATCTTCTCACAGATTTTGCATCTTTTATGATATCCTTATTTTCAATATGGGTTGCCAGTAGACCAGCAACAAGAAAAATGCCGTTTGGTTGGTATCGCGCAGAG GTTATTGGAGCACTGACATCTGTGCTGATGATTTGGGTGGTGACTGGCATTTTGATATATTTAGCTGTAGAGAGAATTATTCacaaagattttgaaattgacTCAACAGTCATGTTGATCACATCTGCAGTAGGCGTTGCGGTGAATCTATT AATGGGATTGACTTTACACCAGCATGGTCACAGTCATGGTGGAGGAACCGTGAAGAATCATGGTCATGGACACAAACCTACGGAGAACGGAAGCCATGGTGATAATCATAAAACTAACATTAATGTCCGAGCAGCAATGATTCATGTAATTGGTGATTTTATCCAAAGTATTGGTGTTTTCATAGCTGCAATCTTTATTTACTATAAG CCCGAATGGAGTATTGTTGATCCTATTTGCACATTTCTATTTTCTGCCCTTGTTTTGGCCACAACAATGGCAATTATGAAAGATACGATAAACGTATTAATGGAAGGAACTCCAGCTGGTCTCGACTACTCACAAATTGAGAACACATTCATGCAAATCGAAGGTGTCCTCAAAGTACATAATCTGCGTATATGGGCACTTTCCTTAGATAAAACAGCCCTTTCTGCACATCTTGCAATAA GACCTGGGAAATCTCCGCAGGAAATCCTTCGGACAGCAACGAGAAATATCCACGACATGTATGATTTCCTTGAAATGACATTGCAGATAGAAgaatttaatcaaaaaatggaaaactgcCATCAGTGTAAATCGCCGCCGCCGTTGTAA
- the LOC105685204 gene encoding serine palmitoyltransferase 1, whose amino-acid sequence MSSKFLFLESVDLLSTIPQYHILLGAFVLLWVVWLTVKRRYNTRQPPELSNDEVERKLASWQPEPLVNPIQDKNHPFLNPRLVTTKVGKRITVDGNDCLNLGTHNYLGLVENPNIEKKAIASIQKYGVGSCGPRGFYGTVDVHLELEEQLARFMELEEAIVYSYGFSTVASAVSAYCKRRDLVYVDEKVNFSIQKGLDASRSNIKYFKHNDATDLEKLLLQQAEIDKRNPKKATKIRRFLIIEGIYMNTGEICPLPALVKLCREYKLRILVDESISFGVLGEHGKGVTEHFGVPKHEIDLIMGSLEWGIGSIGGFCVGSSFVIEHQRLSGLGYCFSASLSPFLASAAIVSLEIMEKTPQLFVKLKENCLQFDTGLRKLAEFTVSGFAESPVKHLYLKDAPEQLNEFDALNLISKKCIENNLAVIPAAYLEIELNPVRPSLRICVSAVLEDSDIKFALETLDKCSKTVLSALH is encoded by the exons atgtcttcgaaatttttgttccttGAATCAGTGGACTTGTTAAGTACAATACCACAGTACCACATTTTATTAGGGGCATTCGTGTTACTCTGGGTCGTGTGGCTAACTGTTAAAAGAAGGTATAATACACGTCAGCCTCCAGAGTTGTCGAATGATGAAGTGGAGAGAAAACTTGCAAGCTGGCAACCTGAACCATTAGTAAACCCAATACAAGACAAAAATCATCCATTTCTGAATCCAAGATTAGTTACGACCAAAGtaggaaaaagaataacaGTGGACGGCAATGATTGTCTTAATTTAGGTACCCATAACTATCTTGGGTTGGTAGAGAACccaaatatagaaaaaaaagccatTGCATCCATTCAAAAATATGGAGTTGGTTCATGTGGGCCGCGAGGTTTTTACGGCACTGTTGACGTTCACCTGGAACTAGAAGAACAATTGGCTAGGTTCATGGAGTTGGAAGAAGCAATTGTGTACTCCTATGGATTTAGTACGGTCGCTTCTGCTGTATCCGCCTACTGTAAGAGAAGAGACTTGGTTTACGTTgatgaaaaagtaaatttttccattcaaaaaGGTCTTGATGCATCACGATCCAATATCAAATACTTCAAGCACAATGATGCCACTGACTTAGAGAAACTGTTGTTACAACAAGCTGAAATAGACAAACGAAATCCCAAAAAAGCTACTAAGATACGAAGGTTCTTGATTATTGAAGGAATTTACATGAACACTGGGGAGATTTGTCCATTACCAGCTCTGGTCAAATTATGCAGAGAATACAAACTAAGAATATTAGTCGATGAGTCCATCTCGTTTGGCGTTCTAGGTGAACATGGCAAAGGAGTAACAGAACACTTTGGAGTCCCCAAGCATGAAATTGACTTGATTATGG GGTCGTTGGAATGGGGTATTGGATCGATTGGAGGTTTCTGCGTTGGATCCTCATTTGTGATCGAACACCAGCGACTGTCTGGTCTTGGCTACTGTTTTTCGGcttctctttctccatttCTAGCATCTGCCGCAATTGTATCTCTTGAAATAATGGAGAAAACACCACAACTTTTTgtaaaactaaaagaaaattgtttgcAATTTGATACTGGCTTGCGGAAGTTAGCTGAATTCACTGTATCTGGTTTTGCTGAATCGCCGGTCAAGCACTTATACCTAAAAGATGCACCGGAACAATTAAATGAGTTTGATGCACTGAAtcttatttcgaaaaagtgcATTGAAAACAATCTCGCTGTTATACCAGCTGCCTATCTAGAAATAGAGTTGAATCCAGTCCGTCCAAGTTTGAGAATTTGTGTCTCTGCAGTTTTGGAAGATTCAGATATTAAATTTGCACTAGAGACACTGGATAAATGTTCTAAAACTGTTTTGTCGGCATTGCATTAA